In one window of Nakamurella alba DNA:
- a CDS encoding flavodoxin family protein, giving the protein MSRLLVVHHTPSPGMQELLEAALRGAGQEGLESVEVRAVPALGAGVSDVLAADGVLLGTPVNIGYLSGALKHFFDQIYYPTLLARQGLPFGAWLHGADDATGALRALGGITGGLGWEQVAAPVVVRGAPQRRDLDAVAELAATVAAVASGLLDD; this is encoded by the coding sequence ATGAGCAGGTTGCTGGTCGTGCACCACACCCCGTCCCCCGGCATGCAGGAGCTGCTCGAGGCGGCGCTGCGCGGCGCGGGCCAGGAGGGTCTGGAGTCGGTCGAGGTGCGAGCGGTGCCGGCCCTGGGTGCCGGGGTGAGTGACGTGCTGGCCGCCGACGGCGTGCTGCTCGGCACCCCGGTGAACATCGGCTACCTGTCCGGCGCCCTCAAGCACTTCTTCGACCAGATCTACTACCCGACACTGCTGGCCCGGCAGGGTCTCCCGTTCGGCGCCTGGCTGCACGGCGCCGACGACGCCACCGGGGCGCTGCGCGCGCTCGGTGGGATCACCGGGGGTCTGGGCTGGGAGCAGGTGGCCGCGCCGGTCGTGGTGCGCGGTGCGCCGCAGCGGCGGGACCTCGACGCTGTCGCCGAACTGGCAGCCACGGTGGCGGCGGTCGCCTCCGGCCTGCTCGACGACTGA
- a CDS encoding MerR family transcriptional regulator: MTGPDQLMQIGELAERTELSLRTIRHYDDEGLLTPSARSTGGFRLYSSQDLDRLMVIRRMKPLGFSIDEMRDLLDILHRLSSASTAAGEIGPLRDRLDGFRSEAVQRRDRLRIQLDRAEEFVDTLEGLAGGDRGRS; the protein is encoded by the coding sequence ATGACCGGGCCGGACCAGCTGATGCAGATCGGTGAACTCGCGGAGCGCACCGAACTGTCGCTGCGCACCATCCGGCACTACGACGACGAGGGCCTGCTCACCCCGTCGGCGCGCAGCACGGGCGGCTTCCGCCTGTACAGCTCGCAGGATCTCGACCGGCTGATGGTGATCCGCCGGATGAAACCGCTGGGCTTCAGCATCGACGAGATGCGGGACCTGCTGGACATCCTGCACCGACTGTCCTCCGCATCCACCGCGGCCGGCGAGATCGGCCCGCTGCGCGACCGGCTCGACGGGTTCCGGTCGGAGGCGGTGCAGCGACGGGACCGGTTGCGGATCCAGCTCGACCGGGCCGAGGAGTTCGTCGACACCCTGGAGGGCCTGGCCGGCGGCGACCGGGGACGGTCATGA